From one Candidatus Parcubacteria bacterium genomic stretch:
- the tatC gene encoding twin-arginine translocase subunit TatC — MDGVLRELSLLVRALIGWLCLFAFLALFLFSFGFQDTQMWGTLLPVPSLQSTPAAVEIFAQIRQDLLPEEVRLISLSPFAGFATRVMVALLASFILTLPILLYRILAYLSPALHQSERRFALVILLPAMLLFLGGAAFAYYILIPATFKILYSFTPELGAQPYFLVDEFLSTIAFLMISVGLMFLLPVMMVFLAWIGLVQAGFWRAWWRHALLGFLVFAAFVTPDGSGVTMLMLSLPMAALYGGGLLVANYIERRRVGRG; from the coding sequence ATGGATGGGGTACTGAGGGAGCTTTCCTTGCTTGTTAGGGCGTTAATCGGCTGGCTCTGCCTTTTTGCATTCTTGGCCCTGTTCCTCTTCTCCTTCGGTTTCCAGGATACCCAGATGTGGGGCACGCTCCTTCCGGTACCTTCCCTCCAGAGTACCCCGGCTGCGGTGGAGATATTTGCCCAGATCCGCCAGGATCTCCTTCCCGAGGAAGTGCGTCTCATCTCGCTCAGTCCTTTTGCGGGGTTTGCGACGCGGGTAATGGTGGCACTCCTCGCGTCCTTCATTCTCACTCTTCCGATCCTGCTGTATCGCATCCTCGCCTACCTTTCTCCGGCTCTCCATCAGAGCGAGCGGCGCTTCGCCTTGGTCATACTGCTGCCCGCGATGCTCCTCTTCCTCGGGGGTGCCGCCTTTGCCTACTATATCCTCATCCCGGCGACTTTTAAGATTCTGTACTCCTTTACTCCGGAACTCGGCGCACAGCCCTACTTCCTGGTGGATGAGTTCCTCTCTACTATTGCCTTCCTCATGATCTCGGTCGGGCTCATGTTCCTCCTCCCGGTGATGATGGTCTTCCTCGCTTGGATCGGCCTGGTCCAGGCAGGATTCTGGAGAGCGTGGTGGCGACATGCTCTCTTGGGGTTCTTGGTCTTTGCCGCCTTCGTCACGCCGGATGGGAGCGGGGTCACCATGCTCATGCTCTCTCTCCCTATGGCGGCGCTCTATGGAGGGGGTCTCTTGGTGGCAAATTACATAGAGAGGAGGCGGGTTGGTAGGGGATAG
- a CDS encoding twin-arginine translocase TatA/TatE family subunit, whose protein sequence is MFGLGIPEVLVILVVFALLFFGSGKVVEFARSLGKVAGEFKKGKKEMEDELRDSEKSSGHKS, encoded by the coding sequence ATGTTCGGATTAGGCATACCTGAAGTTCTCGTCATCCTCGTCGTCTTTGCGCTTCTCTTCTTCGGAAGCGGCAAGGTGGTGGAGTTCGCTCGCTCTCTCGGCAAGGTGGCCGGGGAGTTCAAGAAGGGGAAGAAGGAGATGGAGGACGAACTGCGTGACTCGGAGAAGTCTTCTGGCCACAAGAGCTAG